A window of Bacteroidales bacterium genomic DNA:
GTGCATTCACGTACTTGCGATAGGCTTCCGGCAAATGATTCAATATTTTCTGATTGTATCGTTTGAATAGAATCAATAATAACAATGTTGGGTTTAATTTGGTGAATTTGTGCAATAATATTTTCAAGGTTAGTATCACAAAGCAATAAACACGATGAGCCATCTCCTCCTAATCGTTGAGCTCTTAATTTGAGTTGCGTTTCGCTTTCTTCGCCCGAGACATAAAGAGAAGTAATCGACTTAACCCTCATTGCAAATTGCAACATAAGTGTAGATTTTCCTATACCGGGTTCACCTCCTATAAGCACTACCGAGCCAGCAACAATCCCTCCACCTAAAACTCTATTCAACTCGATACTTTTGGAATTGATACGTACAGTATCGTCGGCTACTATTTCATTTAAGCGTTTAGGAGTTTTAACATCCGTCTGTTTTTTTTGACCTGAAACCTTAGTTAGTATAGGCTGTTCTATAAATGAGTTCCAGGCACTGCATGAAGGACATTTACCTAACCATTTAGGCGATTCATAACCACACTCCTTACAAAAAAAAGCTAATTTAGATTTGTTACTCATTATTGTTCTCTTGCAAATTCAAGTCGTAAGAAAGCTCCATTTGAGCTACCATTGGGTAGTTGAGAACGTTGTAAAAATAAAAATTCCTTGTTAAGCTTTAGAATTTGATATTTACCGTCGTAGATACTGTCAAGTCCTTTGAAAGTAATAAAAGTTGGTTCTAAAAATTCTTTATCTATAACCCAAGAACCGGTATCGTAAAAAAGGCTATCGAATCGATATATAACACGTATTACTTGGTCGGGATTATTGAATGTCCATAGCTGAGTAATACCCGTATCGGAAGCTGTTAAATAATAGTAATGCCAAGTTCCTATTAGTTTTTTTTCGGTTTGTTTTTTACAAGCCAAAAATAAAAAAGCAAGAATTATAATAAAAAACCATTTATTCATTTTTAACAAACTCTTTACGAAGATAAGGTGAATAACATTGCAATATTAAGATGTTGTTTTTTATTTTTTCGATGTAATAATTAGCATCATCATATTGATTTAAGTTTTTAATAACTACATAATATTTAAAAAATTCGGATTTAACTTCATAATCGCCCGTATCAACCCAAACTCCATTTTTTATCCTATACAAAACCTGATTAGTTTCAAAACGATAAATAATCGTATCGTTTCTATCCGATGCATTTTGTGGTAATAACTTCCACTCACCAATAAGTTTATTTTCCTTCGCTTTTTTACACGAAGGCAAAATAAATAAAGCTAAAACAATAAATATTGATAAAAAAAATTTCATTGCTTTTTTTTTCAAAGATACAAATTTCTGTATTTTTTTGCAAAAAAATCAGAAAATCACCTAACAAGTAAGAGTGTTAAAGAAAAATTATGATTCCTCGAAATCCCCTGGAAAATAAATTAATTTTTTAGAAAACTTTTTTCTAAAAATTCCTTGAAAACCCAACACATGCATAAATTCTATTAAACTTCCAAATTCTAAATCTGAATTAAAATCTTTTGCTTTATTCCAGTATAATAATTTTTGTAAAAACATTAAATCAAAAGCTCCTGAATCAATCCAATCTACTACATTACTATAACCAGAAGCAAACCTAATATGTTTACAAACGTCCATAATATATTCCAAATTGTCGTAATTCCCTGTTAAGCATGTACTAAAATGAATAAATTGAATATTTTTACAATATCTTAAAACATCTACAATAGATGCCACATTAATACTTTTTTTTAACCCATTAATTCGACCATTTTCACCATGAGAAGCAATATATAACAATTTTTTATCATCTTTGCTTTCTTTATTATAAATATTTATCCAATGTTTTAACGATTCTAAATCATAAAACATTTTATAAAAGGTTTTTATATTGTAAATTTTGCCAAATTCACTAATAAATGGCCAGGAGGAAAAAGATTCAATTTTGTTATCTTCCCAGGGAGATTCCAAAACTAAGATAGAGTTATATGAATTCATCACTGTATTTTTTAATTAGCAAAAATTTGTTATATTATCTTTTCAACTCTTGAATGATTTTGGTTGTAGAAAAACCTTCGACAAAAGGTATAGTTTCCACTTTACCGCCATTTTCTAAGACAATATCGCTTCCCACGATAGTTGTAACTATATAATCGCCACCTTTTACTAAAACATCGGGACGAATGTATTTTATGAGTTCGAGCGGTGTATCTTCGTCGAAAAGTACCACCGCACTTACAAATTGCAAACTGGCTAAGGCTAAAGCTCTACTTTCTTCATCTTGAATAGGACGCTCATTGCCTTTTAATCGTTTTACCGAAGCATCAGTATTTAATCCAACTACAAAGACATTGCCCAAAGAGGCTGCCTTCATCAAATATTCAAAATGACCACGATGCAAAATATCAAAACATCCGTTAGTAAAAACAATTTGCTGGTTTTTAAAACGCCAAAATGCTAATAAACGAGCGAATTCTAGTTCGTCTTTCGATTTAAAAATCTTGCTTTTAATTACCTTTTCGTAATCCATAATACTATGCTTTTTTGTTTTTATTATATAAAAATATCAACAACATGGTTATAGGTCCTAAAATAAGTACCATCAACGTTTGCGACTCATGGCAAAGCGTGGCATAAAGCAAACCGTCGGCTTGCGACACACCAAACAACATAAGCCCACGCGAAACAATCCAATGAAATGCTCCAAAACCATTTTGAACAGGCGCCGACATACCCAATCCACCAATGCTTAAAACAAATAAACTATCGATAAAAGTCAATTGCGAAGTTGCTGGTAAAGCAAAAAAAACAACATAAGTCATTAAAATATAACAGGTCCAAATAACAAGTGTATATAACAAAAACAACCAAACTTTTTTTAAATGGAATACCGATAATAACCCTTTTATTAGGCCCTGAACAAAAATTTTTATCTTTTTAGCTACCGACCATTCTGATATTCGCTTACGCAGAAACCACAAAGAACCAATCGTTGCCAAGAAAAAAAAGAATAAAATAATGAGCGAAGACGATGAACCATTAAATTTATCATATATAGGATTTACCGCATTATCCATAAAGAAGGAACTAAAAAACGAAAAATCGAGAATCAAAACAGTAGATATAACAGACAAAAGAGTTAAAAAGTCGATAATTCTTTCGGTAATAACCGTACCAAATGAAACATCGAAGGGAATATCGTTTGTTTTTTTTAAAGTTGCACAACGAGTAACTTCTCCCATTCGTGGAATGGCAATATTAGCAAAATAAGCCATCGTAACAGCATAAAAAGTAGTACGAATAGGTGGATTTTGGTTACTAGCCTGTAGTAATAATCGCCATCGCAGAGCCCTAAAAAAGAACCCACCCAAAGCAAACATCAACGAGAGCAATACCCATTTAAAATCAGCTTTTAATAATTCTTTCCAAGCGTTTTCTAAATCTATACCTTTAAATGCTAAGTATAGTAAAAATATGGCTAATGATGGGAATACAATAAAATTTAATACTATGTTGAGTTTTTTTTTCAACTACAACAAACGATTCGTTCTGGTATCGGGAAAAATCAATGACGGTTTAAATGCTTTTGCTTCTTCGAAAGGCATAATGGCATAAGATAAAATAATAACCACGTCACCGACAGCAGCTTTACGAGCAGCTGGACCATTTAAACAAATAACGCCACTGTTTCGTTCACCTTTAATAACATAGGTTTCAATGCGTTCGCCATTATTTACATTTAATACATGTACCTTTTCGTTTTCAATTAAATTGGCTGCTTCCATTAATGCCTCGTCGATGGTAATACTTCCAATATAATTCAAATCGGCTTGGGTAATGGTTACTTTATGTATTTTTGATTTTAAAACTTCTATGTTCATATTTTTGATAATAGAGACTGCAAAGTTATAATTTTATTTCGATATTATCTATGAGTCGCACATCATTACAAAATACCGCAATACAAGCAGTAACCGATGTATGCTGTTTAAAATCAATAATAGGTTTTAACGTAAAAGTATTTACCATCTCAATATATTCAACCTTAAAGGGTGCGACCGATTCAATAGATTCGATAACCTTTGTTTTTATTTCTTGTATTGTCATAACTTTTATCCATTCAGGGATATGCGATAAAGTTTGGTATATAATTTTAGCATTTTCAAAATCTATTTTCGATAACCTTAGGTTGCGAGAACTCATAGCTAAACCATGAGGTTCGCGTACAATATCGCAAGGGACAATTTCTATAGGGTACTTTTCTAATTCAACTAAACGACGAATAACGGCTAACTGCTGAAAATCTTTTTTGCCAAAATAAGCTTTATGGGGCATAACTATATCGAATAACTTCGAAACAATGAGTGCTACTCCTTGAAAATGTCCAGGACGAAAAGCCCCTTCCATCACTTCTTCTAAGTATCCTAAATCGAAACTACGTTTTTCAGCTGTTGGATACATTTCCTTTTCATCAGGCAAAAAAACAATATCGCATACCTTTGTATTTTGCAACAATTCAATATCCTTATCAAATAAGCGTGGATATTTTTCGTAATCGTCTTTATTGTTAAATTGAGTTGGATTAACAAAAATACTGACAACAACCACATCGCACTGATTCCGTGCACATTGCATAAGCGAAAGATGCCCCTGATGCAAAGCCCCCATGGTTGGAACAAAGCCAATGGTTTGCCCTTGATTTCGTCTTGCTTGCAGTTCGGCTTTTAAATCTTTTATATGCTTTAAAACAATCATTTTTTTTTGCAAACCTAATGCATTTTTTAATGTTGAAAAATGATTTTCTTTAGATTATTAAAAAACAAAAATATACTTTACTTTTGCTAAAAAATTAAACTATGATGTATCATCGAATTTTATTAAAACTTAGTGGCGAATCGCTCATGGGCAGCGAAGGTTATGGCATTGATAGCAGCAACTTGATGCACTATGTAAATGAAATTGCTCAAGCTGTTAATATGGGCATCGAAATAGGCATTGTAATTGGTGGTGGTAATATTTTTAGAGGACTAAAAGGCTCAAAACAAGGTTTTGATAGAGTAAAAGGCGACCAAATGGGAATGTTGGCAACCGTTATCAATAGCTTAGCCTTAAACTCAGCATTTGAGAGCATAGGAATAGCCTCGAAAGTTTATACAGCGATTCGCATGGAACCTGTTGGCGAACTTTATCAAAAAGATAAAGTATTGGAAGCACTTAAGCAAAAAAAAGTATGCATCATTGCAGGCGGCACCGGTAATCCATATTTTACAACCGACACCGCCTCTGCGCTTAGGGCAATTGAAATAGAGGCTAACGCTCTTCTTAAAGGTACTCGTGTCGATGGCATTTACACAGCAGACCCCGAAAAAGACCCACAAGCCGTAAAATACAAACAGCTCAGTTTTACTGAAGCATATGAAAAAAAATTACAAGTAATGGATCTTACAGCCTTTACTTTATGCCAAGAAAATAAAATGCCTATTGTAGTTTTTGATATAAATAAAAAGGGTAATTTAGTTGAATTGCTACAAGGAAAAGATGTCGGAACAATTGTCAAATAAATCTTTAATCTTCAAACTTCCTCAAATAAAAAGGGAACTCTTGAGCAAGCTCACCCGAATAATAAAAATCAAAACCAATGGCGCCAAAAGTATATATTTTGCCATGTATATTTATGTGTGAACCTCCCACTTCTGGATTGGGTTTAGGTTTTGAAAATGCAAATCCAACATTATAAAGCGTTACAAGTATCTCGGGACGGTTAGAAATATCATAATTTGCTCGTTTCCATTGCTTTTGTACTTGATGCAAATACAATGCAGTATATAAGTATTGGTAATAATGATTTCTATAATTTACCAAACGATAATATCTTTCAGTATCGGGATTTTCTGACTGAAAATCGAGTAAATGTTTATATTTAGGTCCAAGATAATATATAGATGAACTATCTTTAAGATTTTGTTCTATAGCACGTGCAGTAAAATCTTTTATACCTGTTATGCCTAAACTAAACTGCGATTCTACTGATAAAACTTTTAGGGGTCCTATATATCTTTTATATATTTCGCGTTTTGAGTTAAAAAGCCTTATTTGTTCGCCAATTAAACAACAAACAACTAAACGCGGTTCAACTCCCGCAACTTTAGAAGCGCTATCAATTATTTTTTTATCTTTTTTTATAGCTTCTTTCAAATCGTTCCATTCTGAAATATTCATCCATGGATATACACTTTTAAGAGTATCTTTAGGATAATTTTTATTATAAGAATTTAAAAGTTCTCGTTTTAACTCGAAGTAAGGTGAATTTTTGGGCATTCGTAATTCTGCTGCTGCAATCATTTGTTCTAAAACCACGGGATTTTCAGCATGCTTTGATGCTTCAAATATCACATTAGCATTGTATGGATAAAATTTACCGAGTAATGATATAATTAAATATTGTATAGGTCTCTTATCGTCAAAAAGTTGTTTATTTTTAGGATCGTTTGGATCGTAAAGTTTTTGTTTATCAGAAATTTCTTTAAACATTCTATCGTTATAATCGACTCCACCTGGATCGTCGGTAATGTGTAATTTAACAGCAAAATATGCACCTGTTAAAATAAATCCAATAAATGCAAACACTAAAACAATTCCGTATAAGGCATACTTAATAAAAGGCTTTCTTACAAACATAAGTTTTACAAAAAAAACGCTGCAAAGCTATAAAATTCAATAATACGTTCTACCGTTTAATATAAAATTATTCTGTTTTGGATTTTAACTTACCTAATGGTTCTAAAATTAAGGGTTTTTCCATTTCGTATAATGATGAATGCTGAGGTACATTAAATATTTTTGGTTCGAATTCATATTGCTCATTCTCACATATAATGGAATATTCTCTATTTTGCTTTAATATCATTACATAATACCCTGTTTCTTTATTGGGCTTGTATTGTCCCATTAACTTTCCGGTTTTATTATCAATAACCTTTATTAAAACATCTTTAACTGGAATACTATCTTTGCCTTCAAAAAAAACCTTACCTTTTATTACTGCGGCGCTTCGCTCTGGTAATGATAATAAGTTCATAACATAAATATCTTTTCCGCCATAGCTATCATCACGTATTGAAGAGAAATAGGCTCTTTTTTCATCTGCCGATAAATGATAATAAACATCGTCTTCAGTACTATTAATCGGATAACCTAAATTTTTGGGTTCACTCCAAATGCCATCTTCTTTTAATTCACTGTAAAATAAATCATAACCTCCTAAAGTATGATGACCTTTAGATGAAAAATATAATGTATATCCATCAGGTAATAAAAAGGGACCTTCTTCATCGTAAGGTGTATTAATAATGTTACCTAAATTTTTTGCATAACTCCATTCACCATTGGGCAATCGGACAGACATATATAAATCTTTTCCACCATAACCTCCACTTCTATCGCTCGAAAAAATTAAAATATTCTTATCTGCTGAAATAGTTGCGTGAGTTTCATTTGCAGATGAACTTATCTGGGGCTCTAATTTTACGGGCTTTGTCCAATTACCTAAGCTGTCTTTAATTGATGCATAAATATTACCAATACCAAAGTCGTCTTTGTAAATATATAATTCTTGTCCGTCAGCTGAAACACAAATGCTAGCCTCATGCATATCGGTATTTATATTAGGACTAATTTTTTCGGGAATTTCCCAATGATCATTCACTTTTTTTGAAACATATATATCTTCAAAATACCGACCATCATCGGTTTTCATTCCTCCTGTACTACCTTTTCTTCGCGATGTGAATATAAGCGTATTTTCATCAGAAGTTAATGTAGGCGAATGTTCATCATATTCTGAATTTATTACAGGACCTAAATTTTCAATCGATATTTCGATAGAATCATTTATTAATAACGGAGCATTTTTACAAATATCCATCATTCGTTTACTTTCTTTATATTCATTCGATTCTGGTTTCAAATATTCTAAATATTTAGCAAAATAATTTTCAGCTTGATCGAACTTATATAACATATGATTCACTTCGCCTAATAGAAAAAAAACTTTATACGGTGCATTACGTTCTTTAAAACTATATTCTTGCCAATTTTCGACAACCGATTTTGACGCTAATAACAAAAAAGGAAGTGCTTTCGCTTTAAGTTTAGGAATTCGTATATAACACAAGCCCATTAAATAATTGTAGTTCGCATTTAATGAATCTTTTTTTAGCAAATATGCTAATTTTGGAATAGCTTCTTCGTAATTTTTAAAACTTATAAAACGACGAGCCTCTTTAAAATTATGCTTCAACTGTATTTTAGAAAAAAATTGAGCATCCGTAGATTTAGCTATCAATAAAAAAGCACAAACAATTATTATAGCAGTTCGCATATTTTTTTTAACAAAAATAGTCTATGTTTTTTTAATTACAAAGAATTTTTCAGTATTTTCAACATTTTAATTAAAAATACAATACAACTTTGAATAAAATTCATTTTTATTTGAATATTAAAAAATAAATTCATAACTTAGGCAACCAAATTTTTATTTTTACGTCAATAAACTAAAAAAGTTATGAAAACAATTTTATTTTTATTTTTTATTTTAATTATTAGCCCTTTATATTCACAAAAAGAACATCATCATCATAAAACATGTAAACATGAACATAAAGGGAGACCTGCCAATGATACTACCATTAAAGTTATTCAAACCTTTCATCGTGATGATAATGCCGGTGAAGCAATCATTATAGCTCGATATAGAGATGATACACTAGCTGATAAATGGTTAAAAGAATACATGCAACGAATCCGAAATAAGGTTTCTGAAAATATGTATCTTAAAGGAACCAAAGCCAGCGGTTGTTCTAATCTCGATTTTGAAAATGGAGATTTTTCAAATTGGACATGCCAAACGGCAACCAATTATGGTTATCCTGCCGGCAATGGGACACCTTCACCGGAATCTACTTGGTCAGGAACCGCTCCAGTTGCCAATAGACACGTCATAACCAATGCCGGAAGTGGAAATGACCCATACGGAAATTTTCCTATGTTAGCACCTAATGGAGGTTCTTTTTCAGTAAAATTAGGTAATAATGATATTAACTATGAAGCAGAACAACTAATATATACCTTTTTTGTTAACCCTCAAGATACGAATTTTATTTATAAATATGCTGTAATTCTTGAAAACCCAGATCCACCTCATACTTGGGAACAACAACCCTTTTTTGAATTGAAAATATACGATGGCTCCAATCAAGTTATACCATGTAGCTATCAACAATATGTTGCAGATGGAACTATCCCAGGATTTTTTAATAGTCCTAGTAACTCTAATATAAAATGTAAATCATGGACTACAGTAGGTATCAATTTAGGACCTTATGTAGGTCAAACCATTACAATTGTTGTTACTAGTGCCGATTGTGCCCAAGGAGGGCATTTTGGTTATGGATATATCGATTTTATTTGCCCTTCTTCGTTTACATTAACTCCTAGTATTTATTGTGACGATGTTACATCTACTACTCTTTCGGTTCCAGATATTGACCCAGGTATGACTTATCAGTGGTCAACCGGCGAAACCACACCAACCATTACCATTAATCCACAAAATTACAATGGCTCAAATGTAAGCGTTTATATTCAATCACCAAGTTCAGTGGGACTTTGCGGATTTTATTATTTATTCCCCATTGAAGTTGTTTCTTTAACCCCATCATTTAACACCACCACAAACTGTCTAACAGTTAATTTTACCGATCTATCTACCGTTTCGGGCACCAATATTACTGGATGGTCTTGGGATTTTGGAGACGGTCAAACATCTACACTACAGAATCCTACTCATACTTATGCAACTGCCGGAGATTATAACGTTACACTAACCATTTCAGCAGGAGGGTGTCAAAAATCAATTACTCAACATGTAACTGTTTCAGGACTAAGTATAAATGCATCATCAACCAATCCGCTTTGCTATGGGCAAGGTGGAAGTGCTACTGTTACAGCTTCTGGAGGTAGTGGAAATTATACATATTCGTGGAACACCTCTCCCCCTCAAAACACTGCGACAATTAATAATCTACCACCTGGCACTTATACGGTTCAAGTTACAGAATCAGGAGGATGCAATGGAACTGCTACCGTTACTATTACTGAACCTCCACAAATGCAAATATCTACCTCACAAACCAATGTAACATGTTATGGAGCCAACGATGGCACAGCAACCGTAAATGTCAGCGGAGGCACAGGAACCTATACCTACCAATGGAGCAATGGTCAAACAAATTCAACTGCGACTAACTTAATTGCAAATACTTATACTGTAACAGTAAAAGATGGTAATAACTGTTCTATTACTTCATCTGTAACTATTACTCAGCCACCGCAACTCAC
This region includes:
- the rfaE2 gene encoding D-glycero-beta-D-manno-heptose 1-phosphate adenylyltransferase, which gives rise to MDYEKVIKSKIFKSKDELEFARLLAFWRFKNQQIVFTNGCFDILHRGHFEYLMKAASLGNVFVVGLNTDASVKRLKGNERPIQDEESRALALASLQFVSAVVLFDEDTPLELIKYIRPDVLVKGGDYIVTTIVGSDIVLENGGKVETIPFVEGFSTTKIIQELKR
- a CDS encoding flippase-like domain-containing protein; its protein translation is MKKKLNIVLNFIVFPSLAIFLLYLAFKGIDLENAWKELLKADFKWVLLSLMFALGGFFFRALRWRLLLQASNQNPPIRTTFYAVTMAYFANIAIPRMGEVTRCATLKKTNDIPFDVSFGTVITERIIDFLTLLSVISTVLILDFSFFSSFFMDNAVNPIYDKFNGSSSSLIILFFFFLATIGSLWFLRKRISEWSVAKKIKIFVQGLIKGLLSVFHLKKVWLFLLYTLVIWTCYILMTYVVFFALPATSQLTFIDSLFVLSIGGLGMSAPVQNGFGAFHWIVSRGLMLFGVSQADGLLYATLCHESQTLMVLILGPITMLLIFLYNKNKKA
- a CDS encoding aspartate 1-decarboxylase, whose translation is MNIEVLKSKIHKVTITQADLNYIGSITIDEALMEAANLIENEKVHVLNVNNGERIETYVIKGERNSGVICLNGPAARKAAVGDVVIILSYAIMPFEEAKAFKPSLIFPDTRTNRLL
- a CDS encoding pantoate--beta-alanine ligase codes for the protein MIVLKHIKDLKAELQARRNQGQTIGFVPTMGALHQGHLSLMQCARNQCDVVVVSIFVNPTQFNNKDDYEKYPRLFDKDIELLQNTKVCDIVFLPDEKEMYPTAEKRSFDLGYLEEVMEGAFRPGHFQGVALIVSKLFDIVMPHKAYFGKKDFQQLAVIRRLVELEKYPIEIVPCDIVREPHGLAMSSRNLRLSKIDFENAKIIYQTLSHIPEWIKVMTIQEIKTKVIESIESVAPFKVEYIEMVNTFTLKPIIDFKQHTSVTACIAVFCNDVRLIDNIEIKL
- a CDS encoding UMP kinase, whose product is MMYHRILLKLSGESLMGSEGYGIDSSNLMHYVNEIAQAVNMGIEIGIVIGGGNIFRGLKGSKQGFDRVKGDQMGMLATVINSLALNSAFESIGIASKVYTAIRMEPVGELYQKDKVLEALKQKKVCIIAGGTGNPYFTTDTASALRAIEIEANALLKGTRVDGIYTADPEKDPQAVKYKQLSFTEAYEKKLQVMDLTAFTLCQENKMPIVVFDINKKGNLVELLQGKDVGTIVK
- a CDS encoding PD40 domain-containing protein; the protein is MRTAIIIVCAFLLIAKSTDAQFFSKIQLKHNFKEARRFISFKNYEEAIPKLAYLLKKDSLNANYNYLMGLCYIRIPKLKAKALPFLLLASKSVVENWQEYSFKERNAPYKVFFLLGEVNHMLYKFDQAENYFAKYLEYLKPESNEYKESKRMMDICKNAPLLINDSIEISIENLGPVINSEYDEHSPTLTSDENTLIFTSRRKGSTGGMKTDDGRYFEDIYVSKKVNDHWEIPEKISPNINTDMHEASICVSADGQELYIYKDDFGIGNIYASIKDSLGNWTKPVKLEPQISSSANETHATISADKNILIFSSDRSGGYGGKDLYMSVRLPNGEWSYAKNLGNIINTPYDEEGPFLLPDGYTLYFSSKGHHTLGGYDLFYSELKEDGIWSEPKNLGYPINSTEDDVYYHLSADEKRAYFSSIRDDSYGGKDIYVMNLLSLPERSAAVIKGKVFFEGKDSIPVKDVLIKVIDNKTGKLMGQYKPNKETGYYVMILKQNREYSIICENEQYEFEPKIFNVPQHSSLYEMEKPLILEPLGKLKSKTE
- a CDS encoding PKD domain-containing protein, whose amino-acid sequence is MKTILFLFFILIISPLYSQKEHHHHKTCKHEHKGRPANDTTIKVIQTFHRDDNAGEAIIIARYRDDTLADKWLKEYMQRIRNKVSENMYLKGTKASGCSNLDFENGDFSNWTCQTATNYGYPAGNGTPSPESTWSGTAPVANRHVITNAGSGNDPYGNFPMLAPNGGSFSVKLGNNDINYEAEQLIYTFFVNPQDTNFIYKYAVILENPDPPHTWEQQPFFELKIYDGSNQVIPCSYQQYVADGTIPGFFNSPSNSNIKCKSWTTVGINLGPYVGQTITIVVTSADCAQGGHFGYGYIDFICPSSFTLTPSIYCDDVTSTTLSVPDIDPGMTYQWSTGETTPTITINPQNYNGSNVSVYIQSPSSVGLCGFYYLFPIEVVSLTPSFNTTTNCLTVNFTDLSTVSGTNITGWSWDFGDGQTSTLQNPTHTYATAGDYNVTLTISAGGCQKSITQHVTVSGLSINASSTNPLCYGQGGSATVTASGGSGNYTYSWNTSPPQNTATINNLPPGTYTVQVTESGGCNGTATVTITEPPQMQISTSQTNVTCYGANDGTATVNVSGGTGTYTYQWSNGQTNSTATNLIANTYTVTVKDGNNCSITSSVTITQPPQLTITASASPSSICPGANSTLTASGAVSYNWDNGLGSGNSLTVSPSATTAYHVTGT